The Vibrio toranzoniae sequence GAACATGAAGCCTGTTGAAATATTACTTCTAAAGTTACCCACGTTGATTTCTGAAACGTTAGAGATTTCGAAGTCAGTGTTTACTAACGCTTGATTGCGCATTAGGTTGAAATGACTCAGATACCCCACACTACCGGCGTACTCATTATCAACTTGATATTCCCAACCCATAGGTTCGTCTGATTTCGTGATCGAGTGGACTAGCTTTTGAGCGTCTTCAGAAAGTGCACGTTCACCCGTTGTACCAAACGTGATGTTAAAGCGTTGGGCTTGCTGCGGATTCAAGCTAATGTAGTTGAATTCTGTGTGTAGGAAACCGGCATATGGGCGATCATTGGCTGATGGTGTTTCCAATTCAATATCAGAAGGGGTATACATTTTGTGGCCAATGGTGATCTCCCACTTATCTAGAGAGTTTGCGCCCCAATAAGAAAGACTTAATGGTTTCACCCAATTGTACGGAGTAATACTTGATGATGTGTAACCCAGAAATAAGCCGTTGGTGTAGTCTTGGTCGACACCAAAGATACCATCATTGTCTAAAGCGAAAGTTAATGTAGAACGTTCAGATGCTAATGATGCAAAAGAGAGAAGAATCAATGGTAAACAACGAAGGTAATTCATGTAGCAGTTACTCTAAAATTATGAGCCAAGATAGTACCGTAGTTTGAGTTAATCTATAGAAAAAAAAGTGAATAGAAAGGGAGATTTCTGCTCAATCTAACACTTTGAGATATTGGTGAGGTCAGTACTATTTATATCGAATATAAAAAAAGCCTCGCACATTGGCGAGGCTCATTATTACTGAATGGTCAGTTTAAACGTTGATGTTTATAGAGACTCAGTAAATGTACGTGCGATTACGTCAGCTTGCTGCTCTGTAGTCAGAGAGTTGAAGCGTACAGCGTAACCAGAAACACGAATCGTTAGCTGAGGGTATTTCTCAGGGTGCTTAACTGCGTCTTCAAGAGTTTCGCGGTTAAGAACGTTAACGTTAAGGTGTTGACCACCTTCAATGCCAGCTTCGTGGTGGAAGTAACCATCCATTAGGCCTGCAAGGTTAGCACGTTGGCTGTCTTGTTCTTTACCTAGTGCGTTTGGCACGATAGAGAACGTGTAAGAGATACCATCTTGTGCGTCAGCAAACGGTAGTTTACCGACAGACGTTAGTGAAGCTACAGCGCCTTTCTCATCACGACCGTGCATTGGGTTAGCACCAGGAGCGAAAGGAGCGCCAGCACGACGACCGTCTGGAGTGTTACCTGTTTTCTTACCGTATACCACGTTAGACGTGATAGTAAGAACTGACTGTGTAGGGATAGAGTTACGGTAAGTCTTAAGCTTACGGATCTTGTTCATGAACGTAGAAACGAGTTCACAAGCAATGTCATCTACACGAGAGTCGTTGTTACCGTATTTAGGGTAATCGCCTTCGATTTCAAAGTCAGTTGCGATGCCATCTTCGTCGCGGATTGGTTTAACAGTCGCGAATTTGATTGCAGACAGTGAGTCAGCTGCAACAGATAGACCAGCAATACCACAAGCCATAGTACGACGAACGTCACGGTCATGAAGAGCCATTAGAGACGCTTCGTAGCTGTACTTGTCGTGCATGTAGTGAATGCTGTTTAGTGCAGTCACGTATTGCTTCGCTAACCAGTCCATGAAGTGATCTAGACGGTCCATTACTTTATCGTAATCAAGAACAGCGTCAGTCATTGGAGCTTCTTTAGGACCAACTTGCATCTTAAGTTTTTCGTCCATACCGCCGTTGATTGCGTAAAGCATTGTTTTCGCAAGGTTAGCACGAGCACCGAAGAACTGCATTTGCTTACCAACGATCATTGGAGATACACAACAAGCGATTGCGTAATCATCAGAATCAAGGTCAGGACGCATTAGGTCATCATTTTCGTACTGGATAGAAGAAGTATCGATAGATACCTTCGCACAGAAACGTTTGAAGCCGTCAGGCAGTTGCTCAGACCAAAGAACAGTGATGTTTGGCTCTGGAGAAGGACCCATAGTGTATAGAGAGTTAAGGAAACGGAAGTTCGAACGCGTTACTAGCGTACGACCGTCGATGCCCATACCACCCATAGACTCTGTTGCCCAGATAGGGTCGCCAGAGAATAGCTCATCGTACTCAGGAGTACGTAGGAAACGAACCATACGTAGCTTCATTACGAAGTGGTCGATCATTTCTTGAGCTTGGTCTTCTGTGATTTTGCCAGCAGCGATATCACGCTCGATATAGATGTCTAGGAAAGTCGAAGTACGACCTAGAGACATTGCAGCACCGTTTTGAGACTTAACAGCAGCTAGGTAGCCAAAGTAAGTCCACTGGATAGCCTCTTGAGCAGTTTGAGCTGGCTCAGAGATATCGAAACCGTATTTAGCTGCCATTTGCTTGATTTGACCTAGAGCACGATGTTGCTCAGAGATTTCTTCACGCAGTTGCATTGTTTCTGCTAGGTTTTCGCCGTTTTCGAATTGCTCTTGAAGAGAAGCAAATTGAGCTTGCTTGTCTTTCATTAGGAAGTCGATACCGTATAGAGCTACGCGACGGTAGTCACCAATGATACGACCACGGCCGTATGCATCAGGAAGACCAGTCAGAACACCAGACTTACGACATTTTAGGATATCAGGCGTGTAGATATCGAAAACGCCAGCATTGTGTGTTTTGCGGTATTCTGAGTAGATTTTTGAAACCATTGGGTCAAGAGTTTCACCGTATGCTTTACAAGAACCTTCAACCATACGTACACCACCGTTAGGGATGATGGCACGTTTTAGTGGTTTCTCAGTTTGTAGACCAACGATAGTTTCAAGATCTTTCTCAATGTAACCTGCATCGTGAGCAGTGATGGTAGAGATAACAGAAGTATCGAAATCTACAGGTGCCTTAGTTGCGTTTTCCTGTTTGATACCTTCCATTACCGAAGACCAAAGCTTGTTAGTTGCTTCAGTACCCTCA is a genomic window containing:
- the pflB gene encoding formate C-acetyltransferase, encoding MAEQFAKAWEDFAAGEWQSEVNVRDFIQKNYTPYEGDESFLVSEGTEATNKLWSSVMEGIKQENATKAPVDFDTSVISTITAHDAGYIEKDLETIVGLQTEKPLKRAIIPNGGVRMVEGSCKAYGETLDPMVSKIYSEYRKTHNAGVFDIYTPDILKCRKSGVLTGLPDAYGRGRIIGDYRRVALYGIDFLMKDKQAQFASLQEQFENGENLAETMQLREEISEQHRALGQIKQMAAKYGFDISEPAQTAQEAIQWTYFGYLAAVKSQNGAAMSLGRTSTFLDIYIERDIAAGKITEDQAQEMIDHFVMKLRMVRFLRTPEYDELFSGDPIWATESMGGMGIDGRTLVTRSNFRFLNSLYTMGPSPEPNITVLWSEQLPDGFKRFCAKVSIDTSSIQYENDDLMRPDLDSDDYAIACCVSPMIVGKQMQFFGARANLAKTMLYAINGGMDEKLKMQVGPKEAPMTDAVLDYDKVMDRLDHFMDWLAKQYVTALNSIHYMHDKYSYEASLMALHDRDVRRTMACGIAGLSVAADSLSAIKFATVKPIRDEDGIATDFEIEGDYPKYGNNDSRVDDIACELVSTFMNKIRKLKTYRNSIPTQSVLTITSNVVYGKKTGNTPDGRRAGAPFAPGANPMHGRDEKGAVASLTSVGKLPFADAQDGISYTFSIVPNALGKEQDSQRANLAGLMDGYFHHEAGIEGGQHLNVNVLNRETLEDAVKHPEKYPQLTIRVSGYAVRFNSLTTEQQADVIARTFTESL
- a CDS encoding lipid A deacylase LpxR family protein, which produces MNYLRCLPLILLSFASLASERSTLTFALDNDGIFGVDQDYTNGLFLGYTSSSITPYNWVKPLSLSYWGANSLDKWEITIGHKMYTPSDIELETPSANDRPYAGFLHTEFNYISLNPQQAQRFNITFGTTGERALSEDAQKLVHSITKSDEPMGWEYQVDNEYAGSVGYLSHFNLMRNQALVNTDFEISNVSEINVGNFRSNISTGFMFRWGTDLGGNFGAANISTENPFKAGMIGASNTGWFTYAGLEGRYRFNDLTIEGDRSGVDEYANKNNEDPAIYDVTLENIQATAVLGFAWYNQHVGASLALTAKTPDYKEAKESVYTTGGITMFAFF